One region of Peribacillus simplex genomic DNA includes:
- a CDS encoding SDR family NAD(P)-dependent oxidoreductase — MDLKLSGKKALIVGGSRGIGKAIARQLALEGVDCTICSRNESSLKNAADELAKETKRNIYPITADTNDPDSILNLVEKSAAEMGSIDILINSGARVGGHEPEDFNSIKDELILKDFEEKYMGYFRSVRAVAPYMIQNNWGRIINISGLAARIGGNYFSSGPRNASVVHMTKSASLELGKHGITVNAVYPGIVDTETFRGRVTNEEAIRQAASMNALGRLITSEEIAYVVTFLASPLAASITGDVISVTGGIGNTVYY, encoded by the coding sequence ATGGACTTAAAATTATCTGGAAAAAAGGCACTTATCGTTGGGGGAAGCAGGGGGATTGGCAAAGCTATTGCCCGTCAGTTGGCTTTGGAAGGTGTGGATTGTACGATTTGTTCAAGAAACGAATCTTCACTAAAGAATGCAGCAGACGAATTGGCCAAAGAAACTAAAAGGAATATTTATCCAATAACGGCAGATACTAATGATCCGGACTCTATCCTAAATTTAGTTGAAAAATCAGCAGCAGAAATGGGAAGCATTGATATTTTAATCAACAGTGGGGCCCGTGTAGGAGGCCATGAACCAGAGGATTTTAACAGCATTAAAGATGAACTTATCTTAAAAGATTTCGAAGAAAAGTATATGGGCTATTTTCGTAGTGTCCGGGCTGTTGCTCCTTATATGATCCAAAATAATTGGGGACGTATTATCAATATAAGTGGTCTGGCAGCTAGAATTGGCGGCAATTATTTTAGTTCCGGTCCTCGTAATGCATCTGTTGTCCATATGACAAAATCCGCATCATTAGAATTAGGAAAGCACGGAATTACTGTCAATGCTGTTTATCCAGGGATTGTCGATACGGAAACGTTTAGAGGCCGTGTCACTAATGAGGAAGCTATACGCCAGGCAGCATCAATGAATGCCCTCGGCCGCTTGATTACATCAGAGGAAATTGCTTATGTCGTTACCTTCCTAGCCTCACCTTTGGCGGCATCGATAACTGGCGATGTCATTTCGGTAACCGGTGGAATTGGAAATACCGTTTATTACTAA
- a CDS encoding TauD/TfdA family dioxygenase, whose protein sequence is MPSILKEKIQGPVAWKGIDLAKDESWIYYLSEKTIADLESALFYVKQKGLRAPDFNKEDFPIPYLSDEIAYFIDELENGRGFLLIRGLPIEKYTDEEASIIYWGLGVHLGIPVTQNAKGDLLGHVVDQGLDINDSNVRGYQTNAHLPFHPDGSDVVGLLSLRKAKSGGYSSIVSSIAVYNEILDRYPEYLGILYLPYFLDRRGEETPGESPVYSSPVFSYYEDKLSCRYNRGYVESAQAKTGRYLSKVETEAYDLIDSLLYDENMHIDMMMEPGDMQFVNNYTVLHSRTVYEDYEEPERKRHLLRLWLTMPNGREIAPDFAMFIDEKTGKAGRGGIPVRENTAGGIAEKMR, encoded by the coding sequence GTGCCGTCTATTTTAAAGGAAAAAATTCAAGGACCAGTAGCTTGGAAAGGTATTGATTTAGCTAAAGATGAATCATGGATTTATTATTTGTCAGAGAAAACGATCGCAGATCTTGAAAGCGCTTTATTCTATGTGAAACAAAAAGGATTAAGGGCACCTGATTTTAATAAGGAGGACTTTCCAATTCCGTATCTTTCTGACGAAATAGCTTACTTTATAGACGAGCTGGAGAATGGGAGAGGTTTTCTATTAATTCGTGGCTTACCAATTGAAAAGTATACAGATGAAGAAGCAAGCATTATTTACTGGGGTCTCGGAGTCCACCTGGGCATCCCGGTCACGCAAAACGCAAAAGGTGATCTATTAGGACATGTTGTTGATCAAGGTCTCGACATTAATGATTCAAATGTACGTGGTTACCAAACGAATGCTCATCTGCCCTTTCACCCAGATGGATCTGACGTAGTCGGATTATTAAGTCTTCGAAAAGCTAAATCTGGCGGTTACAGTAGTATCGTAAGTTCCATCGCAGTTTACAATGAAATTCTGGATAGGTACCCTGAGTATCTTGGAATTCTCTATCTTCCATATTTCTTGGATCGTCGTGGTGAGGAAACACCAGGTGAATCTCCTGTTTATTCATCACCAGTCTTTAGTTATTACGAAGATAAATTAAGCTGCAGATATAACCGCGGATATGTAGAATCAGCACAAGCGAAAACAGGTAGATATTTGTCAAAAGTTGAAACTGAAGCATATGACTTAATAGATTCCCTCTTATATGATGAAAACATGCATATTGATATGATGATGGAACCGGGTGATATGCAATTTGTTAATAATTATACTGTTCTTCATTCCCGTACTGTATACGAAGACTATGAAGAACCCGAACGCAAACGTCATTTATTAAGATTGTGGCTCACGATGCCAAATGGGCGAGAAATTGCGCCAGACTTCGCGATGTTCATTGATGAGAAAACAGGTAAAGCTGGTCGCGGTGGTATTCCAGTACGTGAAAATACAGCTGGAGGTATTGCAGAAAAAATGAGGTAA
- a CDS encoding MFS transporter, whose product MKTPKYSWIILLILVASGMINQVDKVIIGLVSVPLMKELHLSPSQWGIVGSSFFWFFTFSSFILGGMADSRNTKKMFTWISFVWLIVQFTTPFVSSLSLLVITRMILGAGEGPAVAISTSIIGKWFPKHRHGIGFGAVLFGATIGPAIASPLLISLINGYGWRSAFIAMGIVGLMVLVLWMILGKENPKEIGSYAFDQEDKHSIISSNVSWRQFLPYLLSKNFIFIVLCAGCAYWLLSVQAVWFPAYFTEIQHFDGKMLKLAVSLPFLFAAICQIVFALFSDRLYRKTGDIRKARINVAGITMVLSAICLFLANAFNSSAISILFFILAPGFAIVILSLAPAILMEFFSPKNIGKAQGAYVALSSTTSIIAPLIFGYFIQYAGTEAIGYGYGFQVTSLVMFVIGLLFLTIVRPANQSQTTIKPEEQVIV is encoded by the coding sequence TTGAAAACACCTAAATATTCTTGGATCATATTATTAATTCTTGTAGCTTCAGGGATGATCAACCAGGTTGATAAAGTTATCATTGGTTTAGTTTCTGTTCCTCTAATGAAAGAGTTACATTTAAGTCCTTCACAATGGGGAATAGTTGGCAGTTCGTTCTTTTGGTTCTTTACCTTTTCCTCTTTCATTCTAGGGGGAATGGCCGATTCAAGAAATACGAAAAAAATGTTTACTTGGATCTCGTTTGTATGGTTGATTGTTCAATTTACCACACCTTTTGTTTCAAGTCTATCTCTACTAGTAATAACAAGAATGATCTTGGGAGCAGGAGAAGGTCCTGCCGTTGCTATATCAACTTCAATAATTGGAAAATGGTTCCCTAAACATAGACATGGTATAGGCTTTGGCGCTGTTCTCTTTGGAGCAACAATCGGGCCTGCGATTGCTTCGCCATTATTAATCTCCTTGATCAACGGATATGGATGGAGATCTGCTTTTATAGCAATGGGGATTGTTGGACTAATGGTGCTAGTTTTATGGATGATTCTTGGAAAAGAAAACCCAAAAGAAATCGGTTCGTATGCTTTTGATCAAGAAGATAAGCACTCAATAATTTCTTCTAATGTTTCTTGGCGTCAGTTTCTTCCGTATCTTTTATCTAAAAATTTTATTTTTATCGTTTTGTGTGCAGGTTGTGCCTATTGGTTATTGTCCGTTCAAGCGGTATGGTTTCCTGCATATTTTACCGAAATTCAACATTTTGATGGGAAAATGTTGAAACTTGCAGTGTCTTTACCCTTTCTTTTTGCGGCCATTTGCCAAATTGTATTTGCCCTGTTTTCGGATCGGCTTTATCGCAAAACAGGAGATATTCGTAAAGCACGAATAAATGTTGCAGGGATTACGATGGTGCTATCCGCTATTTGTTTATTTCTTGCAAACGCCTTTAATTCTAGTGCAATCTCCATTCTATTCTTCATCCTTGCTCCGGGTTTTGCGATTGTTATTCTCTCACTCGCACCCGCCATATTAATGGAATTCTTTTCTCCCAAAAACATTGGAAAGGCTCAAGGGGCCTATGTTGCTCTATCAAGTACAACAAGCATTATTGCTCCACTCATATTCGGGTATTTTATCCAGTATGCAGGAACTGAGGCAATTGGATATGGTTATGGCTTTCAAGTAACTTCTTTGGTTATGTTCGTAATCGGATTATTGTTTTTGACCATTGTCCGTCCCGCGAACCAAAGTCAAACAACGATAAAACCTGAGGAACAAGTTATTGTATAA
- a CDS encoding LysR family transcriptional regulator: MNIEQLLYIVEVAKYSSLSVAAQNLHVTQSNISQSITNLEKELGIKVLKRSRGQGAVPTDEGRIILKLAYEVQKKLEEIKVTANLLNSTEVGELKISSLPGLMTFLVKAIASFRHDYPYVNLEVADKSGSAVIGDVRQHKTDIGLITYSRDLNINMEGIAFEALIEGKQKVYVSKHSPLAILGTITPHDILDQTLVTYKGEFMEYFVQDFFHKYKPLKILFTSNNMDGVLQAINENLAITFAPDFVMKNYPLIINGDIVPIDLVYHPTVNISLGLVRSENKHLSTFANKYIHYLKSEIIKN, from the coding sequence ATGAATATTGAACAATTACTATATATCGTAGAAGTCGCAAAATACAGTTCTCTGTCTGTCGCAGCACAGAATCTACATGTGACTCAATCCAACATCAGCCAGTCCATAACCAACTTGGAAAAGGAGCTGGGGATTAAAGTTCTTAAACGGTCACGGGGACAAGGCGCTGTTCCAACCGATGAAGGAAGAATCATTCTGAAACTCGCCTATGAAGTACAAAAAAAGCTTGAGGAAATAAAAGTGACTGCTAACTTATTGAATTCCACGGAAGTGGGGGAACTAAAAATTTCGTCATTACCCGGATTGATGACGTTCCTGGTAAAAGCGATAGCATCGTTTAGACATGATTATCCGTACGTAAATTTGGAGGTTGCCGATAAAAGTGGATCTGCTGTAATTGGAGATGTTCGACAGCATAAGACTGACATTGGACTGATTACGTATTCAAGAGATTTGAACATAAACATGGAAGGAATAGCTTTTGAAGCATTAATCGAAGGAAAGCAGAAAGTATATGTTTCTAAGCATTCTCCCTTAGCCATTCTTGGTACTATAACTCCGCATGATATACTTGATCAAACTCTCGTTACATATAAGGGTGAATTTATGGAGTATTTCGTACAAGATTTTTTTCATAAATATAAGCCCTTGAAAATCTTGTTTACTTCAAATAATATGGATGGAGTTCTCCAAGCCATAAATGAAAATTTGGCAATTACATTCGCTCCTGATTTCGTAATGAAAAACTACCCCCTTATCATTAATGGCGATATCGTTCCAATTGATTTGGTGTATCATCCAACTGTAAATATATCTTTAGGATTAGTTCGATCAGAGAATAAACATTTGTCCACTTTTGCCAACAAATATATTCATTATTTAAAATCAGAAATTATTAAGAATTAA
- a CDS encoding SDR family NAD(P)-dependent oxidoreductase: MSLNQLFDLNGKTAIVTGGGSGLGRVMALALAEAGANVVVCSRRLEVCEAVVKEIEALGRQALALSLDVTDRESVVQGVEKAVSHFGEIRILVNGSGTVFESPATDMPLEQWQSMMDTNVTGTFLMCQAVGKHMINNEYGKIINISSSIGFKGVDPEAVDSVGYTTSKGAVMTLTKDLAVKWGRHGVYVNSIAPGVFTTGMNNPEIPGTLVHKAGPFIASQVPVRRLGSDNDLVGALLYFASAASDYCTGQILTLDGGLGAK; the protein is encoded by the coding sequence ATGTCATTGAACCAATTGTTTGATTTAAATGGTAAGACAGCAATCGTTACTGGAGGCGGCAGCGGGTTAGGGCGTGTAATGGCACTGGCATTGGCAGAAGCTGGAGCAAACGTTGTTGTATGTTCACGGCGTTTAGAGGTTTGCGAAGCAGTTGTAAAAGAAATCGAGGCGTTAGGAAGACAGGCACTTGCCCTGTCATTGGATGTCACAGATCGGGAATCTGTCGTTCAAGGTGTTGAGAAAGCGGTTTCTCATTTTGGGGAAATCAGAATTTTAGTCAACGGCAGCGGAACAGTTTTTGAGTCTCCTGCTACGGATATGCCTTTAGAACAATGGCAATCTATGATGGATACAAATGTGACTGGAACATTCTTGATGTGTCAGGCAGTTGGTAAACATATGATTAATAACGAATACGGTAAAATCATTAACATTTCTTCTAGTATCGGCTTTAAAGGAGTTGACCCAGAAGCTGTAGATTCTGTCGGATATACAACTAGTAAGGGTGCAGTCATGACTTTAACGAAGGATCTTGCAGTTAAGTGGGGACGACATGGAGTGTATGTAAATTCAATTGCTCCTGGAGTTTTCACTACAGGTATGAATAACCCCGAAATACCGGGAACACTTGTACACAAAGCAGGCCCTTTCATTGCGTCACAAGTTCCAGTTAGAAGATTAGGCAGTGACAATGATTTGGTAGGTGCACTCCTATACTTTGCTTCAGCAGCATCTGATTATTGTACTGGACAAATTTTGACTCTTGATGGTGGACTTGGGGCTAAGTAA
- a CDS encoding 2,4'-dihydroxyacetophenone dioxygenase family protein, translating into MSDLKDVKEVEVFHAGNVSVDELPWIPYFGDAKFKLLKANPVTGQTVTLLCVPAKMQLPAHFHSGTVIVYTVQGTWRYLEEPWISKPGDMVYEPAGSKHTPTAVGDEDVITFNIVEGTLDYLGEEGEILARDNWESFLKRYYEYCAAEGIEPIDVTKF; encoded by the coding sequence GTGAGTGATTTAAAAGATGTAAAAGAAGTAGAAGTATTTCATGCAGGTAATGTTAGTGTAGATGAATTGCCTTGGATTCCATATTTTGGAGATGCGAAGTTTAAGTTGCTTAAAGCCAACCCTGTGACCGGACAGACGGTTACGTTATTATGTGTTCCTGCGAAAATGCAGCTTCCTGCCCATTTCCATTCTGGAACAGTCATTGTATATACCGTCCAAGGGACTTGGAGATATCTCGAGGAGCCTTGGATCTCCAAACCTGGTGACATGGTTTATGAGCCTGCAGGCTCCAAACATACGCCGACAGCTGTAGGGGATGAAGATGTTATCACCTTCAATATTGTAGAAGGAACATTAGACTATTTGGGTGAAGAAGGAGAAATTCTTGCCAGAGACAATTGGGAATCATTCCTGAAAAGATACTATGAATATTGTGCGGCTGAAGGAATTGAGCCTATTGATGTGACTAAATTTTGA
- a CDS encoding SDR family NAD(P)-dependent oxidoreductase: MTAETVLITGATKGIGYEFTKVFAEHYYNLVLVARDSALLEQQAESLKKEYGVQVNTFAGDLSSHTTVESLQRYLKSEGIDIDILINNAGAGGLGLMTELDIQKEMEYLQLNMISLTYLTKLIADDMVKRKQGKILNVASTAAFQPTPRMSMYGASKSYVLFFTEAIAEELKGTGVQASVLCPPSTKTPLTQGLASTRTKIFIKNLIEPQAVAKCGFEGLMKNKTVIIPGFKNKLMAKSVGLLPRKWVTTYTRKLIEQKV, encoded by the coding sequence ATGACAGCAGAGACGGTTTTGATTACTGGTGCTACAAAAGGGATCGGATATGAATTCACAAAAGTTTTTGCAGAGCATTATTATAACTTGGTATTAGTTGCAAGAGATTCGGCGTTGTTGGAACAACAAGCCGAGAGTTTAAAAAAGGAATATGGCGTGCAAGTGAATACTTTTGCCGGCGATTTGAGCAGCCATACAACGGTAGAGAGCTTACAACGATACTTGAAAAGCGAAGGAATCGACATCGATATTTTGATTAATAATGCTGGAGCAGGCGGATTAGGGTTGATGACGGAATTGGATATTCAAAAAGAAATGGAATACCTGCAGCTCAACATGATCTCTCTCACGTATTTAACTAAACTTATTGCGGATGACATGGTGAAACGAAAGCAAGGTAAAATTTTAAACGTGGCTTCAACAGCAGCCTTTCAGCCAACTCCACGGATGTCGATGTATGGTGCCAGCAAATCTTACGTCTTATTCTTTACGGAAGCAATTGCGGAAGAACTTAAAGGAACCGGAGTTCAAGCTTCTGTATTATGTCCCCCTTCTACCAAAACTCCGCTCACGCAAGGGTTGGCTTCAACAAGAACAAAAATTTTCATTAAGAACTTAATAGAGCCGCAAGCTGTTGCCAAGTGCGGATTTGAAGGGTTAATGAAGAATAAAACTGTAATCATTCCAGGCTTTAAAAATAAACTCATGGCTAAATCTGTGGGATTGTTGCCAAGGAAATGGGTAACTACCTATACCCGAAAGCTTATCGAACAAAAAGTGTAA
- a CDS encoding acyl-CoA dehydrogenase — protein sequence MNFLLSKEHQMMQKMVREFALNECEPTAAQRDEEEYFDIKIWQKMAELGLCGIPWPVEYGGAGADYLSYVIVVEELSRVDASIGTTLSAHTSLAGWPIYKFGTEHQKQKYLRAMAEGKNMGAYCLTESGSGSDASGMRTTAVLAGDEWVLNGSKIFITNGGYADTYIVFAQTNSALKHKGISAFIVEKGFPGFSVGKKEKKMGIRSSSTTEIIFEDCRVPKDNLLGQVGEGFQIAMKTLDGGRNGIASQAVGIAQGAFDNAVTFAKDRVQFGKPISSLQAIQFKLADMATKIQAARLLTYQAAWYEDQGIPYGLQSAMSKLFAGDTAMEVAVEAVQVFGGYGYTREYPVERYMRDAKITQIYEGTQEIQRLVIAGNLLKA from the coding sequence ATGAATTTTTTATTATCTAAGGAACATCAAATGATGCAAAAAATGGTACGTGAGTTTGCTCTAAACGAATGTGAACCTACTGCAGCTCAACGTGATGAAGAGGAATACTTTGATATTAAGATTTGGCAAAAGATGGCGGAACTTGGTTTATGTGGCATTCCTTGGCCAGTAGAGTACGGAGGTGCAGGTGCCGATTATTTGAGCTATGTGATCGTGGTGGAGGAATTGTCTCGGGTGGACGCTTCAATTGGGACCACACTTTCCGCACATACATCGTTAGCCGGATGGCCGATTTACAAGTTTGGAACGGAACATCAAAAGCAAAAATATTTGCGGGCCATGGCGGAAGGAAAAAACATGGGTGCGTATTGCTTGACGGAATCTGGATCCGGATCTGATGCCAGTGGAATGAGAACAACAGCCGTTCTTGCCGGAGATGAATGGGTTTTGAACGGATCGAAGATTTTTATCACCAACGGAGGCTATGCCGACACTTATATCGTTTTCGCACAGACCAACTCTGCACTAAAGCATAAAGGCATTTCTGCGTTTATTGTGGAAAAGGGCTTCCCAGGCTTCTCTGTAGGAAAGAAGGAAAAAAAGATGGGAATTCGCTCTTCCTCCACGACAGAGATCATTTTTGAGGATTGCCGGGTTCCAAAGGACAATCTTTTGGGCCAAGTGGGTGAAGGGTTCCAGATTGCCATGAAGACTCTCGACGGCGGTCGGAACGGAATCGCTTCTCAAGCTGTTGGAATCGCTCAAGGAGCATTTGATAATGCCGTAACATTTGCAAAGGATCGCGTCCAATTTGGCAAACCGATTAGCTCACTGCAAGCTATTCAATTCAAATTAGCCGATATGGCCACAAAAATTCAAGCTGCCCGTTTATTGACGTATCAGGCAGCATGGTATGAGGATCAAGGAATTCCTTACGGACTTCAATCTGCAATGTCCAAACTATTTGCTGGAGACACCGCCATGGAAGTAGCGGTGGAGGCTGTTCAAGTATTTGGCGGATATGGCTACACAAGGGAATACCCGGTAGAACGATATATGAGAGATGCTAAAATCACCCAAATCTATGAAGGGACGCAAGAGATTCAGCGTCTTGTTATTGCCGGAAATCTGCTTAAAGCATAA
- the accC gene encoding acetyl-CoA carboxylase biotin carboxylase subunit, whose product MFKKVLIANRGEIAVRVIRACKEMGISTVAVYSEADHEALHVRLADEAYCIGPHLSSKSYLNMTNLLIVAEISHADAIHPGYGFLAESAEFANLCIENDIIFIGPSPEAISKMGAKAVARETMEYAGVPIVPGTDGIIEDIDEAVFTARRIGYPVIVKATAGGGGKGMRVAKCEEELKKAISMAQQEAATAFGNAGVYLEKYIEEPRHIEIQIMGDSFGNVVHLGERDCSIQRRHQKLIEEAPSPALDEELRTKMGEAALKAAKAVQYSGAGTIEFLLDKHKNFYFMEMNTRIQVEHPVTELITGVDLIKEQLLVASGHRLSVKQEDIHINGWSIECRINAENPDKKFMPSPGKIGLYLPPGGFGIRVDSAVYPEYTISPFYDSMIAKLIVHGKTREEAIARMKRALSEFVIEGIDTTIAFHLRLLEHPDFIAGNFNTKFLEMNDLTVSTK is encoded by the coding sequence ATGTTTAAAAAGGTTCTTATTGCTAATCGAGGAGAAATTGCTGTCCGTGTGATTAGGGCGTGTAAGGAAATGGGGATATCTACGGTCGCTGTATATTCTGAAGCAGACCATGAAGCTTTGCATGTACGTCTAGCAGATGAAGCCTATTGCATTGGACCACACCTATCATCTAAGAGCTACTTGAATATGACCAATTTATTAATTGTTGCTGAAATTTCACATGCAGATGCTATCCATCCCGGCTATGGATTTTTAGCGGAAAGTGCAGAATTTGCTAATTTATGTATTGAAAACGATATCATTTTTATTGGGCCATCACCTGAGGCCATCAGTAAGATGGGGGCGAAAGCGGTAGCGAGAGAAACGATGGAATACGCTGGCGTACCAATTGTCCCAGGTACGGATGGGATTATTGAAGATATTGATGAAGCTGTTTTTACAGCAAGACGTATCGGGTATCCCGTTATTGTTAAAGCCACTGCCGGTGGTGGTGGAAAAGGGATGAGGGTTGCTAAATGCGAGGAAGAGTTAAAAAAAGCGATTTCAATGGCGCAGCAAGAAGCAGCTACAGCTTTTGGTAATGCAGGTGTTTATTTAGAAAAGTACATTGAAGAGCCTCGACACATTGAAATCCAAATTATGGGTGATTCCTTTGGCAATGTCGTGCACTTAGGGGAACGTGATTGCTCAATCCAGAGACGCCATCAAAAGCTAATTGAAGAAGCGCCATCCCCTGCACTTGATGAAGAACTAAGAACTAAAATGGGAGAGGCGGCATTAAAAGCCGCGAAGGCAGTACAATATTCAGGGGCAGGTACCATTGAATTTTTACTAGATAAACATAAAAATTTTTACTTTATGGAAATGAATACTCGTATTCAAGTTGAACACCCAGTTACAGAACTTATAACAGGAGTAGACTTAATCAAAGAACAATTACTTGTTGCCTCAGGTCATAGGCTATCTGTCAAACAAGAAGATATTCATATCAATGGTTGGTCGATCGAATGCCGGATTAATGCAGAAAATCCTGATAAAAAATTTATGCCATCCCCTGGGAAAATTGGATTATACCTACCTCCGGGTGGATTTGGAATCCGAGTCGATAGCGCAGTTTATCCAGAATATACGATCTCACCATTTTATGATTCGATGATTGCCAAATTAATCGTACATGGAAAAACTCGTGAAGAAGCAATTGCAAGGATGAAGCGAGCCTTAAGCGAGTTCGTCATTGAAGGAATTGATACAACAATCGCTTTCCACCTTCGCTTATTAGAACATCCGGATTTTATAGCTGGTAATTTCAACACGAAATTTTTAGAGATGAATGATCTAACGGTTTCCACTAAGTAA
- the accB gene encoding acetyl-CoA carboxylase biotin carboxyl carrier protein: protein MFKMNDIKELIRAVDRSSIGELTIKGENDHQITISKQMNVGQTALIGETQVPANIAVSPVKVEAAPVQKQEEIQAPAATIADDTSIHKITSPMVGTFYTAPSPDSDAYVRVGDQIKEDTVLCIVEAMKLMNELEAEVSGEIVEIFVENGQVVEYGQPLFLVKTA from the coding sequence ATGTTTAAAATGAATGACATTAAAGAATTAATTCGAGCGGTGGACCGTTCTTCAATTGGAGAATTAACGATTAAAGGTGAAAATGATCACCAAATAACGATTAGTAAACAAATGAATGTCGGACAAACAGCGCTTATCGGAGAAACGCAAGTCCCAGCAAATATTGCTGTCTCACCTGTGAAAGTGGAAGCGGCACCCGTTCAAAAGCAGGAAGAAATACAAGCACCAGCGGCGACAATTGCTGATGACACATCGATTCATAAAATTACTTCCCCAATGGTGGGAACATTTTATACGGCTCCATCACCTGATTCTGATGCCTATGTAAGAGTGGGAGATCAAATAAAAGAAGACACAGTGTTATGTATTGTGGAAGCCATGAAGCTTATGAATGAGCTTGAAGCGGAAGTTAGTGGTGAAATTGTTGAAATCTTTGTGGAAAATGGTCAGGTTGTTGAATATGGCCAGCCCTTGTTCCTCGTAAAAACAGCATAA